The genomic region ACTCCACCAGTTGCTCGTCGGTGCCAATCACGGCCAGCCGGTCGCCGGGCAGCAGCTGGTCCTGCCGGGTGGGCACCAGTTTGGTGAGCCGCCCCCGTTCGATCGAAACGATGTTGATGCCGTGGCGCTCGCGCAGGGCCAGTTCCGCCAGCGTTTTTCCGGCCACGGGCGATTCCGGAGCCACCTCCACGTACGCCAGGTGCGCGTCCCACGGACGGAGACTGCCGCCGGGCCGCGCCTGCAGGTTGCGCTCCCGGGCGTGCAGGTTCAGCAGAAAACGCTGCTCCACCCAGCCGTAAAAAATCGGAAGGCGTTTGCCGATGCCCCAGTACAGTAGCAGCAGCACCGCCAGAATCTCCAGCAACGCGGTCAGGGAGAAGAACAGATTCGCGTATACCGCCAGCAGCATCAGCCCCACCATCACCCGACTGATGGACAGCACTCGCAGGGGACCCCGGTACGCGTTCGGGTGAAAGTTAGCCGGCACAAGGGGAACGGGCTTGACGGGCTTGATGACCAGCGCCCACAAAAACGGCATCAGGGCCACCAGCGCCAGCAACCCGACGGCGGGCCTGACCCAGCCCTCATCCCCATAAGTCCGGAGCAGAAACGGAAGCAGCCCGCGCCAGGTCAGCATCAGGATGCCGACCGAAAAAACGCCGTTGATGAGCATCGTCTGAATCAGCGACCGAAAAAACTGCCGCCAGGCGCTGGTCGTGCTCAGGCTCTGGGCGTCGGCACTGTACCGGTTGAGCAGAAACTGCGTGCGCTTGCCCAGTTGGGCGTACAGCCAGGAATAAAGCGGGAGCGCCGCCCGGATCAGGTAGGGCGTGGTAAAGGACGTTAGGGCCGATACGGCCACGGCAATGGGGTACAGAAAAGGAGCCGTCACCTTGAGCGTCAGTCCCAGCGTGGCGATGATGAACGAAAATTCGCCGATCTGGGTCATGCTCAGGCCCGTTTGCAGCGAATTTTTCAGCGGTTGCCCGGCCAGCAGGGCTCCCAGCGTGACAAAAAACGCCTTGCCGACAATGACGACGAACGTCAGCAGGGCAATCGGTCCTGCGTACTGAACCAGCATGGTCGGGTTGATGAGCATGCCCACCGACACAAAAAACACGGCCCCGAAAAGGTCCCGGATGGGGTGCAGAAGCTTCTCAATGCGTTCGACATAAAGCGTTTCGGCCAGAATCGAGCCCATCATGAACGCCCCGAGAGCCGGCGAAAAACCGGCCCCGGTCACCAGCAGCACCATGCCCAGACACAGGGCCAGCGACACCACCAGCAGCGTTTCGTCGTTCATGAACCGCCGGACCGCTCCCAGCAGCGAAGGCACCAGAAAAATGCCGCCGACAAACCAGATTACCAGAAAAAACACCAGTTTGACCACCGCCGTAGCCATTTCGACGCTGAAAAACTGGTGGCTGACGGCCACCGTCGACAGCAGCACCAGCAGCAGGATAGCGACCAGGTCTTCCACCACCAGCAGCCCGAATACCAGGCTGGCGAACTGCTGGGTTTTGATGCCCAGTTCGTCAAACGCCCGGAAGATGATGGTCGTCGACGAAATCGCCACGATGCCGCCCAGAAAAAGACTGTCCAGCAACGACCAGCCCAGCAGTTGACCGCTGAGGTAGCCCAGCAGCAGCATGCCCGAAATTTCAACCAGCCCGGTCAGCGAGGCGACCCCGCCGACCTTGGCCAGTTTTTTCAGACTGAATTCAAGGCCCAGATTGAACAGCAGCACAATCACGCCGATGTCGGCCCAGACCCGGATCGTTTCCTGGTCCGTGATGGTCGGAAACAGGGGCAGGTTCGGACCGACCAGCAGCCCGGCCAGAATATAACCCAGCACCACGGGCTGCCGAAGCCACTTGAACAACAGGGTCGTCAGGGCGGCGGCTCCGAGAATCAGGGCCAGATCCCTGATCAAAGGCGGTAAATGAGTCATAACCCGTTTGCGGAGTAAAAAGAAGTTCTAAGGACTGCTCACCGGGGGAGCATCCACCGGGGCGAATACATCTGCGGTAACGACCGGCCGGTTTTGGGTCGTATCCCGGTAACAGTGAATGGGATTGTCGCAATTGCCTTTATGCGTCAGAACACCATAGCTGTGCGTGGTTTCAAAACGCAGGTATTCACAGCCCTCAATGCGTACAACCCGGTAGCCGGGCGGTTGTTGCCGCATCTTTTCCCATCGGTCGGTCTGCGGCTCCCGCTGCTCCTGGCAACCGGCCAAAAAGAGGCTAAGGGCCAGAAAAAACAAAAACGGTTTCATACGCTTGGCTTGTTTTTCGATTAAACGTCAGACCCGGTAGCGCTTCAGACTCAGCAGCAGGGCCGGCAGCAGAATCAGGTTGGTGAGGCAGGCCATCAGAACGGTCGTGGCCACCAGTGTACCCAACGCCGCCGTTCCGCCAAAGCCCGACAGGGCGAAGACCGAAAAGCCGCCCGCCAGAATCAGCGCCGTATCGATCAGGCTTCGGCCCGTTTCGGCAATGGCTCCCGAAATGGCGGCCGACGGCTCCAGCCCGCGTTTCAAATGGGCCCGGTAACTGGTTAGGAAATACACCGTCCCGTCCGACGAAAGGCCGAACGCAATGCTGAAAACAAGAATGGTCGAAGGCTTGAACGGAATGCCGGTAAAGCCCATCACCCCCGCTGTCACCACCAGCGGAATCAGACACGGCAGTTTCGAAAGCAGAATGATCGGCACCGACCGGAACAGAAACATGCCCACAATGGCAATCAGGACAATGGCCATCAGCAGACTTTCGTAGAGATTGCCCATCAGGTACGAGTTGCTTTGCAGAAACACAAGACTGTGGCCGGTCAGGTGAATCTGGTACTCCGACCGGGCCGAAAGCGAATCCAGCCGGGGTTTCAGGTGCGCCATCAGGGACTGCATCCGCCGGGAGCCGATGTCGGCCATCTGGTAGCTCACCCGCGCGATGCGCCGGTCTTTATCGATAAAGGCCTTGGCCATTGCGGGCGTACCCGTGCCGTTGCCGGTCAGGGAAAACGTCCCCGCCAGCTTCTGAAACTCCAGCAAAGGCGGCAGCACATAGTACCGGGCTTCGCCGCCCCGGTACATCTGGTAGGCAAACCGAACGGCGTCCACCAGCGAGCGGGCCTGCGAAAATTCCGGGTAATCGTCCATGACCCGTTCGAGGGCCCGGACGGTGTAAAACATCCGGCCTCCCTGGGCGGTGACGCCGTTGGGCTGGCCCGTATCAATCATAATCTCGAACGGCAGCGCGCCTTTGAAATGCTGCTCGATGAACCGCAGGTCGGTGTACACCGGGTCGTTCTTGGGTAAATCGTCGACCACATAGCCCTCCACCTGAATCCGCAGCAGGCCGAGGGCGCTCACCACCGTAATGACCGAGATAATGCCGTAGATCAACCGGCGACGGGTATGAACCCAGCCGTCGATAGCGGCCAGCACCCGGCTCCAGCGCCCGGCGGCTTCCGGCGTTTGCGAACCCAGGCGGGGCACCGGCAGGTAACTCAGGAAAATCGGCACCAGCAGCAGGCAGATGACATAAACCGCCAGCACGCAGATGGCCGCAACCAGCCCGAACTCCATCAGCAGGCGGCTGTTGGTAAAATAAAACACACCGAACCCAATGGCCGTGGTGACGTTGGCCAGCAGCGCCGACAGGCCCACCTCCCGGATGGTCGTATCCAGCGCCCGCCGCTGCTCGCCGTGCAGGGCCAGTTCCTGCCGGTAGCGATTGACCAGAAAGACGCAGTTCGGCACGCCCACCACCAGCAGCAGCGGCGGCAGCAGGCCCGTTAGAAGCGTAATTTCGTAACCCAGCAGCGACAGCGTGCCGATGCTGACGCAAACGCCCATGCCGACGACCACCAGCGAGAGGGCCACCACGCGCCACGACCGGAAAAGGCCCCAGACCAGCAGCCCGGTGACCGCCGCCGCCAGCGCCAGAAACAGCGTCATTTCGCCCGACACTTTTTTCATCACTTCCGTGCGGATGGAAGGCAGTCCCGAATAATGCAGGGCCAGCTGATGCCGCTGGCTGAACCGCTGGCCGTAGGTCCGGATCGAATCCACGAGCGCGATGCGGTCGCGGGAGTTCAGTTTTTTCTCGTCGAACGTAACCGCCATCAGGGTCGCTTTGGTGTCGGGGTTGACCAGCAGACCCCGGTAAAAGGGGAGCGAGAGCACCTGCTGCCGGATGCTGTCTGCCTGCGCCTGGGTCGTGGGGCGCTGCGTCACGAGCGGCGCCACGCACCAGGCCGTGCTGTCGCGGCGCAGGGTGAAGAGCTGGGCCGTGGACAGCACCTGTTTCACCCCGCTCAGCCGTTCGACCTGCCGGGTCATGTCGTACCAGTCCTGGTACAGCGGCAGATCAAACCAGCGCTCGTCCTGCCAGCCGATGACCATCAGCGCCCCGTCGGCCCCGAACCGGGTTTTAAACTGTTCGTAATGCTGCTGAATGGGGTCGGATAACGGGAGAATTCGGGCAATCTGATAAGAAAGCTGAATCCGGGTGCCCCAGTAAGCCATAAAAAGACTGAGGCTGATAAGCGCGCCCAGCCAGAAAATTCGGTAATTCAGTATAAGTCGTGCCATGACGGACCAGATACGTCAGCAAAAAAGGTCAGGGACGGCTCCCGTAGAAGGTCACGGAGCCGCAATCAACCAATGAAAAAAATAGGAAATGGGCTGTCCGGACCCGTCCGGACAAAGCAGAAGCGGCCGCTTGCAAAGGGCCATTGAACCGGAAAAAAGGCTCCTCAGGGGGCGTTGATGGCAATCTGGTGGGCCAGCATCCGGTGCATGGAAGGCACCGGCGTCAGGAGCCGGGACGCCCGGACGGGCTGACGGAACGGAAGGAGCCGGAAGAAATTCGTAATCAGAACGGGCACGCTGACCGGCGGAAAGGTGACCGGCAGATTGACCCGAACGACCGGTAGGGCCATCAGGGAGTGCGTATCCACCCGGTTGATATCCTTCGTCGGGACCGGGTTCGGAGAATCGTTGTCGGCGGCCGACACCATGCAGCAGGAGGGCTGTCCGGCCGCTTCTGCCGGGCGGGCCTGGGCCGGTGCGAGCAGCGTCCACCACGCCGCCAGCAGACTGCCCAGCAGCCAGAACCATCGTTGTCTGTGTCGCTTTTCCTCCATCATGGCCCCTAAAAATCGCACTTTTTTCACCAGCAGGCAAATTCCTTTTTGTCCGGTGAGGCACCGGGTGGGGAGTGCGCGACGGCTGGGTGCAAAACGGGGTCCTGAAGCCTACCTGTTGACGGTTAACGTTTTTTAACTGCCGCTTCTGCCCGGATTGTCCGTAATTTGGCGGTGACTTAACCTTTCTGGCATGGTAGCTAGTTACCTGAAAATTGCCTGGCGAAACCTGCGCGCGCAGCCCGTTTATCTGCTCATAAACCTCGCCGGATTGTCCGTCAGTCTGGCCGTGGGCCTCCTGATTTTTCTTTTTCTGCGGCATCACCTCAGTACCGACCGCCACCACGCCCGGTACGACCGCATTTTCCGGGTCAACACCGATCTGTACCTGCCCGACGGCTCGGTGGAGTATAATCCGGAAGCGCCTCTGCCGCTGGCGGATGTCCTGCGCACGGAGTTTCCGCAGGTCGAGCGGGCGGCTTTTCTGATGATGAACCGCCAGCTGACCGTCGCCAGCAACGGCCCGTCGGAGCCGATTCGGTTTCTGGAAGAAAAAGGAACGGCGCTCGTCGAACCGCAGTGGTTCGGCATCATGAGTTATACCTGGCTGAAAGGAAATCCGGAAACGGCCCTCCGCGAGCCGAATACGGCCGTTATGACCCACTCCTGGGCGAAAAGATACTTCGGTTCGGCCAATCCCGTCGGGAAAATCCTGACGCTCAACAACCAGATTCGGGTCACCGTGACCGGACTGCTGGCCGACCCGCCGCCGACCACCGATACCGACATTGGCCTGTTTATCTCGATGGCGACGCTGAAAGGCCTTTACCCGGATTTCAACCCCGCCGACTGGTATTTTCTCAACAGCACCAACCGGCTTTATTTCACGCTGAAAGACGCCAGCGCCGCTTCGGAGCTACAAAAAGCGCTGCCCGCCCTGGCGAAAAAGCATTACGGAGCAGACGCCGCCATTTTTCGGTTCCAGGTCCAGCCGATGCGGGAATTTCACTTCGATGTGGCGCGGGGCGGTGGTGCCGTTCGTTCGTCACTGCTCTGGTCGCTGGCGGTGGTGGGCTTCCTGCTGACCGGCGCGGCCTGCATCAACTTCGTGAACCTGACCATCGCGCAGGGCCTCCGGCGCAGCAAGGAAGCCGGGGTCCGGAAAACCCTGGGCAGTTCGCGGAGCCAGCTGATCGGCCAGTTTCTGCTCGAAGCGGCGCTCGTCTGCGGAGCGGGTTTTGGGCTGGCTCTGCTGTGGGTCACGGGCGGTCTTACCTTTTTCAGCAACTGGGTCGGCTTCCCGCTGGCCTTTCCTCTGGACGGAGTTACGCTGGCGTATCTGGCTCTGTTGCTAGTGGTGGTCATTGGGCTGGCGGGCGGGTATCCGGCCGCCGTTTTGTCCGGAATCTCCCCCCGGTCGGCGCTGCTGGGGAAGTTGCCGACAGCCGCGGGCCTGGGCCTGAACGTCCGGCGGACGCTGGTGGTCGTCCAGTTTGTCGTGTGCCAGGGGCTCATTCTGGGCGCGATAGTGGTTACGTGGCAGATTCGGTACCTGCAAAGTGCCGATCTCGGTTTCCGGAAAGAAAACGTCGTGGTGGTGCCCTTTCCGGCGGGCGCTCAGGCCGCGGTGCAGACGTTCCGGCAGGAGCTTCTGCGGGAGGCCGGTATTGTATCGGTCAGCCTCCACCACCTGCCGCCAGCCAGCGAACAGCTCAACGGGGGTTCGTTCAAATTTGACGGCCAACCGGAATGGGAAAAGTACCCCATCCGGGAGCGTCTGGGCGATGTGCACTACCTGCCGACGTACGGATTGCAGCTGCTGGCCGGTCGGAATTTCGTTCCCGGCGATACCATCTGCGAGTACCTGATCAACGAAACCCTGCTGCACAAACTAGGCTTCCGCCACCCGCATCAGGTGCTGGGCAAACGGCTGCAATATTACCTTTCGTCGGTTCCGCTGCCGATTGTGGGGGTGGTCCGGGATTTCAACCAGCGCTCTTTGCGGGAAGAAATCGGCCCCTGCGTGATTGGCAGCCACGCGAGCATGTACCGGCAGGTCGGTATCCGTATCCAGGGCCGGAATCTGCCCGGGACGCTCGAACGCATCCGGCAGACCTGGCAGCGTATCTACCCGGATGAGGTCTTTACCTACGATTTTCTGGACCGGAAAGTAGCGCAGTTTTACCAAACCGAACAGGTAATGGCCCGCCTGATCGGTGTTGCCTGCGCCATTGCCGTGCTCATTTGCTGCCTGGGTCTGTACGGACTGATTTCCCTGACCGTGGCGCAGCGGACGAAGGAAATCGGCATTCGGAAAGTGCTGGGAGCTTCGCTGACCAGCCTCTGGCTTCTGGTGGCGGGCGATTTTCTCCGGATGGTGCTGGTGGCTACGGTGCTGGCCTGGCCGCTGTCCCGGTACCTGCTGCGTGGCTGGCTGGAGGGGTTTGCCTACCAGATTCGTCTTGCGTGGTGGATGTTCGCGGCGGCCGGTGGGCTGGCGGTGCTGATTGCCCTGCTGAGCGTCAGTTTCCAGAGCCTGAAAGCCGCCCGGATGAACCCGGTGAAAAGCCTGCGGACCGAATAAGCAGCGGGGCGAATCTGGTCACGGTACCTATGTTAATTTAGGGAGAAAAGAAGCGTCTGCCTGAATGTTGCCCGCCTGACTACCGGGCTTTATAGTTCTGGATCATACGGTTTCGACTGTATGAGCAGGAAAGTGCATGAAGGCAAAAAGCGCTTAAAAGCCCATTTTTGATGATCATCGTCCCAAAACGACGCTATTTTCCTTTCTATGAACTGGTCTGACGAATCCATAACCCGGCGGCAAGCCCTGAACTCCGGCGGTCGCCTGCTGGGACTTTCTGCCCTGGGGCTGCTCGTTCCATCTTCTCTGTCCCTGGCGGGTCCGGCCGCCAAAACGGAGTTCAACGTCCTCAAATACGGGGCGCGGGGCGACGGCAAAACGCTCGATACCGTAGCCATTCAGCGCGCCATCGACGCGGCGGCGGCCAAAGGGCGCGGGTCGCGGGTGGTGGTGCCGGGCAAGCGCAAATACCTCGTCGGGACGCTGCAACTGCGGAGCAACATCGATTTTCACCTCGCCGACGATGCGGAACTCGTCATCAGCACCGATCCGAAGCACTATAAAAACGGAGCCGTCATTCTGGCCGAAGGGGCGCAGAATCTGCACCTTTCGGGCACGGGCAAACTGAACGGCCGGGCGCTGGATTTCATGGACCATTACGAAAAAGAAAACGAATGGTGGATTCCGAAAGAGTGGCGGCCGAAAATGTTCATCCTGACCGAATGCCGGGGCCTCGAAATCCGAGACATTACGTTTGCCGAAGCACCCGAATGGGGCCTGCACATGCTCGGCTGCGAACAGGTGCTGGTCGATAACCTCAAGGTCCGCAACCACCTCGACGTGCCCAACTGCGACGGCATCGACCCCGACCACTGCCGCGATGTGGAAATTAAAAACTGCCACATCGTCTGCGGCGACGATGCCGTGGTTGTCAAGGCTACCCGCCAGGCGAAGGACTATGGCCCGTCGGCGCGGATTGTCGTGAAAGACTGCGTGCTGGAAACCCAGGATTCAGGCGTCAAAATCGGGACGGAAACGACGTCCGACGTGCACGACGTTCGTTTCGAGAACTGCGAAATCAAGACCAGCTGCCGCGGCCTGACGATTCAGCTCCGCGACAGTGGCAACGTCCGGGATATTCTGTTCAAAGACATCAAATTCGTGTCGCGTTACCATTCGGACCCGTGGTGGGGCCGGGGCGAGGCGATTTCGTTCACGGCCATCCCGCGGACGCCCGAAACGAAGGTCGGGCAAATCAGCAACATCCGCGTCGAAAACGTGACCGGCCGGGCCGAAAACAGCATCCGCGTCCAAGGCATGCCCAACAGCCGCGTGCAGAACGTGACGCTGAAAAACGTGGAGGTGACTTTCGACCGCTGGACGAAATACAAAGGCGGGCTGTTCGATAACCGCCCGACGAAGGTGATTGCTGACATCGAAAAGCACGGTACACCCGGCATCAGCCTGCGCCACGCCGACAACATCACGCTCGAAGACTGCCGGGTGAAATGGGGCAAAAACGTCCCCGACTACTTCACCCACGCCGTCGAAGCGGTAAACGTGAAAGGGTTGAATTTGAGGGATTTTGAGGGAAAAGCGGCGTATCCGGAACGGCTGGAAGCGGTCGTGCAGGCGTGAGTTGTCATTGATTTATTTCGCGCAGATGCTCGCTGCTTTTGAACGCAGAAATCCGCGGAAATCTGCGCCTCCAATCTGCGAATATCTGCGTGAAAGCCAATCCCAAACCTGACCATGAGTTTGATGAAACGCCTCTGCCCGATTTTTCTTTCCAGCTTGCTGGCAATGTCAGCGTGGGCACAAACGCCACCGGCCTCCACCACGGCTGTTCCCGATACCCGTTCGTTCAAAATCTTCCAGTTTCCCGCCGACCGCATTCCCCGCATCGACGGGAAGGCCGACGACTGGGCGATGGTGCCGGAGTCGTACACCGTGGGCATGGACCAGCTCATCGAAGACAGCGGCAAACAGCCCAAAGCCGACCCGAAGAATCTGGATGTGAAGGTGAAAGTGGCCTGGGTGAAGGGCCTCAACCGGCTGTATTTTCTCTACGAAGCCTACGACAATTACTGGGATTTTGCCCGTCCCGACCTGCACAACGACACCTTCGAAATCGTCGTGGACGGCGACCAGTCGGGCGGGCCGCTCATCGACCGCTTTCATCCCAACAAAAACCTCGACAAGTGGGACGCGTATTTCTCCTTCCACGGCGTTCACGCGCAAAATTACCACATTTTTACGCCCGCCGAAGGCAAGGACTGGACACTGGCCTGGGGGTCGCAGCCGTGGATCAAGCGCCTGCCGTACGCCAACGCAGCGACTTCGTACAACTTCAAACCCGGCGAGTCGGGTCGGCTGACGCTGGAATTCTGGATTACGCCTTTCGATTATGCCGGTTCGGAAGGGCCGCAGCGGGCCGTGGAAACGCCGCTGACCGAAGGCAAAAACGTGGGCCTTTGCTGGGCGATTATCGATTATGACGACGTAAAATCCGAGAAGAACAACGGCTTCTGGAACCT from Tellurirhabdus rosea harbors:
- a CDS encoding cation:proton antiporter, with product MTHLPPLIRDLALILGAAALTTLLFKWLRQPVVLGYILAGLLVGPNLPLFPTITDQETIRVWADIGVIVLLFNLGLEFSLKKLAKVGGVASLTGLVEISGMLLLGYLSGQLLGWSLLDSLFLGGIVAISSTTIIFRAFDELGIKTQQFASLVFGLLVVEDLVAILLLVLLSTVAVSHQFFSVEMATAVVKLVFFLVIWFVGGIFLVPSLLGAVRRFMNDETLLVVSLALCLGMVLLVTGAGFSPALGAFMMGSILAETLYVERIEKLLHPIRDLFGAVFFVSVGMLINPTMLVQYAGPIALLTFVVIVGKAFFVTLGALLAGQPLKNSLQTGLSMTQIGEFSFIIATLGLTLKVTAPFLYPIAVAVSALTSFTTPYLIRAALPLYSWLYAQLGKRTQFLLNRYSADAQSLSTTSAWRQFFRSLIQTMLINGVFSVGILMLTWRGLLPFLLRTYGDEGWVRPAVGLLALVALMPFLWALVIKPVKPVPLVPANFHPNAYRGPLRVLSISRVMVGLMLLAVYANLFFSLTALLEILAVLLLLYWGIGKRLPIFYGWVEQRFLLNLHARERNLQARPGGSLRPWDAHLAYVEVAPESPVAGKTLAELALRERHGINIVSIERGRLTKLVPTRQDQLLPGDRLAVIGTDEQLVEFRSSLEVREPLGEHPDPEVSLKRFRVEESFELIGQSIRQSGLRERTQGLVVGIERQGKRYLNPESDWVFQAGDLVWLAGNTRLIRQYIEASKLAG
- a CDS encoding efflux RND transporter permease subunit, translating into MARLILNYRIFWLGALISLSLFMAYWGTRIQLSYQIARILPLSDPIQQHYEQFKTRFGADGALMVIGWQDERWFDLPLYQDWYDMTRQVERLSGVKQVLSTAQLFTLRRDSTAWCVAPLVTQRPTTQAQADSIRQQVLSLPFYRGLLVNPDTKATLMAVTFDEKKLNSRDRIALVDSIRTYGQRFSQRHQLALHYSGLPSIRTEVMKKVSGEMTLFLALAAAVTGLLVWGLFRSWRVVALSLVVVGMGVCVSIGTLSLLGYEITLLTGLLPPLLLVVGVPNCVFLVNRYRQELALHGEQRRALDTTIREVGLSALLANVTTAIGFGVFYFTNSRLLMEFGLVAAICVLAVYVICLLLVPIFLSYLPVPRLGSQTPEAAGRWSRVLAAIDGWVHTRRRLIYGIISVITVVSALGLLRIQVEGYVVDDLPKNDPVYTDLRFIEQHFKGALPFEIMIDTGQPNGVTAQGGRMFYTVRALERVMDDYPEFSQARSLVDAVRFAYQMYRGGEARYYVLPPLLEFQKLAGTFSLTGNGTGTPAMAKAFIDKDRRIARVSYQMADIGSRRMQSLMAHLKPRLDSLSARSEYQIHLTGHSLVFLQSNSYLMGNLYESLLMAIVLIAIVGMFLFRSVPIILLSKLPCLIPLVVTAGVMGFTGIPFKPSTILVFSIAFGLSSDGTVYFLTSYRAHLKRGLEPSAAISGAIAETGRSLIDTALILAGGFSVFALSGFGGTAALGTLVATTVLMACLTNLILLPALLLSLKRYRV
- a CDS encoding ABC transporter permease, which encodes MVASYLKIAWRNLRAQPVYLLINLAGLSVSLAVGLLIFLFLRHHLSTDRHHARYDRIFRVNTDLYLPDGSVEYNPEAPLPLADVLRTEFPQVERAAFLMMNRQLTVASNGPSEPIRFLEEKGTALVEPQWFGIMSYTWLKGNPETALREPNTAVMTHSWAKRYFGSANPVGKILTLNNQIRVTVTGLLADPPPTTDTDIGLFISMATLKGLYPDFNPADWYFLNSTNRLYFTLKDASAASELQKALPALAKKHYGADAAIFRFQVQPMREFHFDVARGGGAVRSSLLWSLAVVGFLLTGAACINFVNLTIAQGLRRSKEAGVRKTLGSSRSQLIGQFLLEAALVCGAGFGLALLWVTGGLTFFSNWVGFPLAFPLDGVTLAYLALLLVVVIGLAGGYPAAVLSGISPRSALLGKLPTAAGLGLNVRRTLVVVQFVVCQGLILGAIVVTWQIRYLQSADLGFRKENVVVVPFPAGAQAAVQTFRQELLREAGIVSVSLHHLPPASEQLNGGSFKFDGQPEWEKYPIRERLGDVHYLPTYGLQLLAGRNFVPGDTICEYLINETLLHKLGFRHPHQVLGKRLQYYLSSVPLPIVGVVRDFNQRSLREEIGPCVIGSHASMYRQVGIRIQGRNLPGTLERIRQTWQRIYPDEVFTYDFLDRKVAQFYQTEQVMARLIGVACAIAVLICCLGLYGLISLTVAQRTKEIGIRKVLGASLTSLWLLVAGDFLRMVLVATVLAWPLSRYLLRGWLEGFAYQIRLAWWMFAAAGGLAVLIALLSVSFQSLKAARMNPVKSLRTE
- a CDS encoding glycoside hydrolase family 28 protein produces the protein MNWSDESITRRQALNSGGRLLGLSALGLLVPSSLSLAGPAAKTEFNVLKYGARGDGKTLDTVAIQRAIDAAAAKGRGSRVVVPGKRKYLVGTLQLRSNIDFHLADDAELVISTDPKHYKNGAVILAEGAQNLHLSGTGKLNGRALDFMDHYEKENEWWIPKEWRPKMFILTECRGLEIRDITFAEAPEWGLHMLGCEQVLVDNLKVRNHLDVPNCDGIDPDHCRDVEIKNCHIVCGDDAVVVKATRQAKDYGPSARIVVKDCVLETQDSGVKIGTETTSDVHDVRFENCEIKTSCRGLTIQLRDSGNVRDILFKDIKFVSRYHSDPWWGRGEAISFTAIPRTPETKVGQISNIRVENVTGRAENSIRVQGMPNSRVQNVTLKNVEVTFDRWTKYKGGLFDNRPTKVIADIEKHGTPGISLRHADNITLEDCRVKWGKNVPDYFTHAVEAVNVKGLNLRDFEGKAAYPERLEAVVQA
- a CDS encoding PKD domain-containing protein, whose product is MSLMKRLCPIFLSSLLAMSAWAQTPPASTTAVPDTRSFKIFQFPADRIPRIDGKADDWAMVPESYTVGMDQLIEDSGKQPKADPKNLDVKVKVAWVKGLNRLYFLYEAYDNYWDFARPDLHNDTFEIVVDGDQSGGPLIDRFHPNKNLDKWDAYFSFHGVHAQNYHIFTPAEGKDWTLAWGSQPWIKRLPYANAATSYNFKPGESGRLTLEFWITPFDYAGSEGPQRAVETPLTEGKNVGLCWAIIDYDDVKSEKNNGFWNLSKEHTMYGNASYLLPFRLMPLETSLKKALTADWSFKLLDEKRRLVAFQDNSEGKITSWKWEFGDGTTSTEQHPIHAYQQPGLYVVTLYVQGPDGQARRAKVWDVAIR